DNA from Hwangdonia lutea:
GTTCCACCGGATCGCCGGCATCGCGTAAATCAACAAAATTTACACCTTTTACGGTACGTCCGTTTTTAATATCTAAACACGGGATGATTCGTTTTGTTAACATTAAATATTCTTTTTTTTATCATTTCCGCAAAGGCGGAAATCTTAATGTTTTAGTTATCAAGTGGATTCCTGCCTTCGCAGGAATGACAAATTCAATTATACAAATTTTTCTAATTGTTTTAAACTGATTCTGTTTTCGTAAATAGCCTTCCCTATAATAACACCTTCGCAGCCAATCGCTTTTAAAATAGGTAATTCTTCAATGTTTGAAATACCGCCCGATGCAATTAATTTTATGGATTGCCCAATACTGCTGTTTGAACATTCTGAAATGATTTGTTTGTATAAATCTACCGATGGGCCTTCCAACATGCCATCTTTTGAAATATCGGTACAAATAACATATTGGATGCTCTTTTTTTGGTGTTTTTTTATAAACGGAATAACATCCTCTTTACTCTGCTCCATCCAACCGCTGATGGACACTTTTCCATCATCGCTATCGGCACCTAAAATTATTTTTGTGGCACCATATTTTGATATCCAACCCTGAAAAGTTTCGGGATCTTTTACAGCAATACTACCTCCGGTAACTTGTTTCGCACCCGAATTAAAGGCTATATGCAAGTCTTCATTGGTTTTTAAACCGCCACCAAAATCGATTTTAAGATTTGTTTTAGATGCGATTTGCTCTAACACTTTATAGTTTACAATGTGTTTTGCTTTTGCACCGTCTAAATCTACCAAATGCAAATATTCAATTCCTGAATCTTCAAAAGTTTTGGCGACCTCCAGAGGATTCTCGTTATACACTTTTTTGGTATCGTAATCGCCTTTTGTTAAGCGTACGCACTTTCCGTCTATAATATCTATGGCTGGTATTATTCTCATTGATTAACTTGTTAATCAACCCTGAATTTATTTCAGGGTCTATTTAATATCTAACGTTTTTAATTTCGGGTTGGTTTCTTTAATAAGATTCCATTTCCATTCTTTATGCCAATTCTTTAGTTGTTTTTCTCTTTGTCTTGCAAAAGCACTTTCATCATAAATTTCGAAATATAATAGGTCAAAAACACTATATTTTTTGGTAAAATTAGCACCATTTCCAATTTTGTGCTGGATTATTCTTCTTTCTAAATTATCTGTATATCCAACATATAGTAAAGTTCGATTTTTATTTGATAATATGTAGCAAAAGTACTTCAATATGTCTATTCTATCATTATGATTCTGAAACAAGTTCAGAATGGAATTAAAGTGCTAAAAAGTTTTTTAAAACTTTTTGCCCTTCAATTCCACTCTTTTCTGGATGAAATTGAACACCATAAAAATTATTGTGTTTTAAGGCCGATGCGTAATTGATGCCATAATCGGTTTTGGCAATGGTTTCATAACAATGTTCGGCATAATAGCTGTGTACCAAATACATATATTCGTTTTCTTTGATGCCTTTAAACAAGTCGGATTTTAATTGGTTTATAACATTCCATCCCATTTGTGGCACTTTAACAGCATTGGAAAACCTTTTTACATCGGTTTGAAAAATACCTAAGCCCGATGTATTTCCTTCTTCGGTTGATTTGCACATGAGTTGCATGCCCAAACAAATACCCAAAACAGGTTGTTTTAAGGTTGGAATCAAAACATCCAAACCGCTTTCTTTTAACATTTTCATGGCAGAACGCGCTTCGCCAACACCTGGAAAAATGACTTTGTCTGCTGCTTTTATTTCTTCTGGATTGTTGGATAATACAGCATCGTAACCCAAACGTTTAAAAGCAAATTGAATACTTTTAATGTTTCCTGCGCCGTAGTTTATAATTACAATTTTCAATTTTTTAATATTAGAAGTTAGATATTAAAAGTTAAAAGTTATGTTGAAATACTTCTAACTTCGTATACTTTACTTTATAGCATCCCCTTAGTACTTGGTAAAATCATTTTTTCTACATCGCGTTTCACTGCCATTTTAATCGACTTAGCAAAGGCTTTAAAAATGGCTTCTATTTTATGATGCTCATTCGTGCCTTCTGCTTTTATATTCAAATTGCATTTTGCACCATCGGTAAACGATTTAAAGAAGTGAAAAAACATTTCGGTTGGCATTTTACCAATCATTTCACGTTTAAAATCGGCTTCCCAAACCAACCAGTTTCTTCCGCCAAAATCAATGGCTACCTGGGCGTAGCAATCGTCCATGGGTAAGCAAAAACCATAACGTTCAATGCCTAATTTGTTGCCCAAAGTTTTGTTGAACAATTCGCCCAAAGCAATAGCAGTGTCCTCAATGGTGTGGTGCTCGTCGACTTCCAAATCGCCATCAACCTTAATGTTTAAATCCAATTGACCGTGGCGAGCAATTTGATCGAGCATATGGTCAAAAAAAGCAAGTCCGGTATCAATTTCACTTTTCCCTGTACCGTCGAGATTTAATTGAATGGCTATTTTTGTTTCGTTGGTGTTTCTAACAATTTCGGCTGTTCTATCTTCCGCTTTTAAAAAGGTATAAATTTGCTCCCAATCATTACTTTCTAAAATGATGTATGCATCTAA
Protein-coding regions in this window:
- the hisA gene encoding 1-(5-phosphoribosyl)-5-[(5-phosphoribosylamino)methylideneamino]imidazole-4-carboxamide isomerase translates to MRIIPAIDIIDGKCVRLTKGDYDTKKVYNENPLEVAKTFEDSGIEYLHLVDLDGAKAKHIVNYKVLEQIASKTNLKIDFGGGLKTNEDLHIAFNSGAKQVTGGSIAVKDPETFQGWISKYGATKIILGADSDDGKVSISGWMEQSKEDVIPFIKKHQKKSIQYVICTDISKDGMLEGPSVDLYKQIISECSNSSIGQSIKLIASGGISNIEELPILKAIGCEGVIIGKAIYENRISLKQLEKFV
- the hisB gene encoding bifunctional histidinol-phosphatase/imidazoleglycerol-phosphate dehydratase HisB produces the protein MKKVLFIDRDGTLIKEPEDEQVDAFEKLIFYPKVFQFLGRICKELDYEIVMVTNQDGLGTPDNPSEKFWPIHNFILDTFKNEGIAFDAIYIDETYAKDNAPTRKPNTGLLTKYFSEAYDLENSFVIGDRLTDIELAKNLGAKGIFINDETHLGTDEITVKREELDAYIILESNDWEQIYTFLKAEDRTAEIVRNTNETKIAIQLNLDGTGKSEIDTGLAFFDHMLDQIARHGQLDLNIKVDGDLEVDEHHTIEDTAIALGELFNKTLGNKLGIERYGFCLPMDDCYAQVAIDFGGRNWLVWEADFKREMIGKMPTEMFFHFFKSFTDGAKCNLNIKAEGTNEHHKIEAIFKAFAKSIKMAVKRDVEKMILPSTKGML
- the hisH gene encoding imidazole glycerol phosphate synthase subunit HisH, with protein sequence MKIVIINYGAGNIKSIQFAFKRLGYDAVLSNNPEEIKAADKVIFPGVGEARSAMKMLKESGLDVLIPTLKQPVLGICLGMQLMCKSTEEGNTSGLGIFQTDVKRFSNAVKVPQMGWNVINQLKSDLFKGIKENEYMYLVHSYYAEHCYETIAKTDYGINYASALKHNNFYGVQFHPEKSGIEGQKVLKNFLAL
- a CDS encoding GIY-YIG nuclease family protein translates to MKYFCYILSNKNRTLLYVGYTDNLERRIIQHKIGNGANFTKKYSVFDLLYFEIYDESAFARQREKQLKNWHKEWKWNLIKETNPKLKTLDIK